In Kwoniella shandongensis chromosome 10, complete sequence, one genomic interval encodes:
- a CDS encoding ATP synthase subunit beta, mitochondrial, with protein MTLVTRSAIRLSRRGGQTLRNARANAAFFNTAASQAQNVLPKFAASSSRVTVPSKSAVNSTRTYATPSNLQTGSIKTVIGAVVDVHFDTDVLPPILNALDVQFAEGQNAPEGGRLVLEVAQHLGENTVRCIAMDGTDGLVRGQKVVDTGAPIKVPVGPATLGRIMNVIGQPIDQRGPIKGVKDAPIHADAPEFVDQSTQAEVLETGIKVVDLLAPYARGGKIGLFGGAGVGKTVLIQELINNIAKAHGGYSVFTGVGERTREGNDLYHEMRETGVINLEGDSKVALVFGQMNEPPGARARVALTGLTIAEYFRDEEGQDVLLFIDNIFRFTQAGSEVSALLGRIPSAVGYQPTLSTDMGGMQERITTTKKGSITSVQAVYVPADDLTDPAPATTFAHLDATTVLSRSIAELGIYPAVDPLDSKSRMLDPRVVGQRHYQVATRTQQILQSYKSLQDIIAILGMDELSEEDKLTVERARKIQRFMSQPFAVAQVFTGIEGRLVPLKETVEAFEEILDGKHDHISENSFYMVGGIEDVKAKHEKSLKEQGA; from the exons ATGACGCTCGTCACTCGTTCCGCTATCCGTCTCTCCAGGCGAGGTGGCCAGACCTTGAGAAACGCCAGGGCCAACGCGGCATTCTTCAACACCGCTGCTTCTCAGGCTCAAAACGTTCTCCCCAAGTTCGCTGCCTCCAGCTCTAGGGTCACCGTTCCCAGCAAgtctg CTGTCAACTCTACCCGAACTTACGCCACCCCCTCCAACCTCCAGACCGGTTCCATCAAGACCGTCATCGGTGCCGTTGTTGACGTCCACTTCGACACTGACGTTCTCCCCCCTATCCTTAACGCTCTCGATGTCCAATTCGCTGAGGGTCAGAACGCCCCCGAGGGTGGCCGACTCGTTCTCGAGGTCGCTCAACACTTGGGTGAGAACACTGTCCGATGTATTGCCATGGACGGTACCGATGGTCTCGTCCGAGGCCAGAAGGTCGTCGACACTGGAGCCCCCATCAAGGTTCCCGTCGGTCCTGCCACTCTTGG TCGAATCATGAACGTCATTGGTCAACCCATTGACCAACGTGGTCCCATCAAGGGTGTCAAGGATGCACCCATCCACGCCGATGCTCCCGAGTTCGTTGACCAGTCTACCCAGGCTGAGGTCCTCGAGACCGGTATCAAGGtcgtcgacctcctcgcCCCTTACGCTCGTGGTGGAAAGATCGGTCTTTTCGGTGGTGCCGGTGTCGGCAAGACTGTGCTCATTCAAgagctcatcaacaacatcgcCAAGGCCCACGGTGGTTACTCCGTCTTCACCGGTGTCGGTGAGCGAACTCGAGAGGGTAACGATTTGTACCACGAGATGAGGGAGACTGGTGTCATCAACCTTGAGGGTGACTCCAAGGTCGCTCTTGTCTTCGGTCAGATGAACGAGCCCCCAGGAGCCCGAGCCCGAGTTGCTCTTACCGGTTTGACCATCGCCGAGTACTTCCGAGACGAGGAGGGACAGGATGTGTTGCTCTTCATTGACAACATTTTCCGATTCACCCAAGCCGGTTCCGAGGTGTCTGCCTTGCTCGGTCGTATCCCCTCCGCTGTCGGTTACCAGCCCACTCTTTCCACCGATATGGGTGGTATGCAAGAGCGAattaccaccaccaagaAGGGTTCCATTACCTCCGTCCAGGCCGTCTACGTCCCTGCCGATGATTTGACCGATCCCGCCCCTGCCACCACCTTCGCGCACTTGGACGCCACCACTGTGTTGTCTCGATCTATCGCCGAGTTGGGTATCTACCCCGCCGTCGACCCTCTTGACTCCAAGTCCCGAATGCTCGACCCCCGAGTTGTCGGTCAGCGACACTACCAGGTTGCCACCCGAACACAACAGATCCTCCAGTCCTACAAGTCCTTGCAGGATATCATTGCCATTC TCGGTATGGATGAGTTGTCCGAAGAGGACAAGTTGACTGTCGAGCGAGCACGAAAGATCCAGCGATTCATGTCCCAGCCCTTCGCTGTCGCCCAGGTCTTCACTGGTATTGAGGGTCGACTTGTCCCCCTCAAGGAGACCGTTGAGGCCTTCGAGGAGATCCTCGACGGTAAGCACGACCACATCTCTGAGAACTCTTTCTACA TGGTCGGTGGTATCGAGGATGTCAAGGCTAAGCACGAGAAGTCTCTCAAGGAGCAGGGTGCTTAA
- a CDS encoding mitochondrial 54S ribosomal protein mL59, with product MNSITRRLFSTSSRVCSESLPFDPSTPVPAQLLPRVLYRQVERRLSNVPRSGKQPEVVSLSNPFLLHRGVQRADSESSDEPRYHWRQPTISHRRQKQLLQYYSGVDLPASKLNPQGVAREVQWTDGTIVRWQGEVRVKEDAKKGVYAGRKRMFKGHRDERDKPQKEADRQTRLDGMEKRIAEWKKSKADEKARNRPSLPF from the exons ATGAACAGCATAACACGTCGCCTCTTCTCTACGAGCTCCCGAGTCTGCTCGGAGTCACTCCCTTTCGACCCTTCCACACCTGTACCAGctcaactccttcctcgagTCCTCTATCGACAGGTTGAACGACGCCTGTCTAACGTTCCTCGATCAGGCAAGCAACCCGAGGTTgtttccctctccaaccctttcctcctccatcgaGGTGTCCAACGCGCCGATTCCGAGTCAAGTGACGAACCTCGATATCACTGGCGACAACCTACCATCTCGCATCGAAGACAAAAACAATTACTACAATACTACTCTGGTGTTGACCTCCCAGCCTCAAAATTGAACCCACAAGGAGTCGCAAGAGAAGTACAATGGACGGACGGGACGATTGTCAGATGGCAAGGTGAAGTGAGAGTCAAGGAAgatgcgaagaagggtgtttATGCGGGTAGAAAGAGGATGTTCAAGGGACACagggatgagagagataAACCTCAGAAGGAGGCCGATAGACAAACAAGACTGGATggaatggagaagagaatagcagagtggaagaag TCCAAGGCAGACGAGAAGGCAAGAAATCGACCATCATTACCGTTTTAG
- a CDS encoding 40S ribosomal protein uS11, whose translation MPPKKVRAPQEAAVSLGPQVAEGENVFGVAHIFASFNDTFVHVTDLSGKETISRVTGGMKVKADRDESSPYAAMLAAQDVAAKCKEVGITALHIKLRATGGTGVKQPGPGGQAALRALARAGMKIGRIEDVTPVPSDSTRRKGGRRGRRL comes from the exons ATG CCCCCCAAGAAGGTCAGAGCCCCCCAAGAAGCCGCCGTCTCTCTCGGTCCCCAGGTCGCTGAGGGTGAGAACGTCTTTGGCGTTGCTCACATCTTTGCTTC CTTCAACGACACTTTCGTCCACGTTACCGATTTGTCCGGAAAGGAGACCATCTCCCGAGTTACCGGTGGTATGAAGGTCAAGGCTGATCGAGACGAGTCTTCT CCCTACGCCGCCATGTTGGCCGCTCAGGATGTCGCTGCCAAGTGCAAGGAAGTCGGTATCACCGCTCTCCACATCAAGCTCCGAGCTACCGGTGGTACCGGTGTCAAGCAGCCCGGTCCAGGTGGTCAGGCCGCTCTCCGAGCTCTCGCTCGTGCCGGCATGAAGATCGGCCGAATCGAGGACGTCACCCCCGTTCCCTCAGACAGCACCAGGAGAAAGGGTGGTAGAAGGGGTAGGCGATTGTAG